The Methanothermobacter thermautotrophicus genome contains the following window.
GACTTCATAAGGATGCTGAACCCCATGCACATAATACCCGCCCATGGCGACCTCAGCATGCTCTCAGCCTATACAGAGATAGCAGAGGAGGAGGGCTACAAGCTGGGTAACGATATACACATCCTGAGGAATGGACAGGCACAGGTCTTTAATGGAGGTATCCGATGATGGAAGTAGTGGATATTCTAAGGAAGTACTCTGAAATAGCTGATGAGAGGATAAGGGAGTCAATCAGTGACATAACACCCGAAACACTCCTGAAGGCATCCGAACACCTCATCACAGCAGGCAGTAAGAAGATAAGGCCATCACTGGCCCTTTTAAGTGCCGAGGCCGTCGGCGGAGAGCCAGAGGATGCTGCAGGTGTTGCAGCGGCCATAGAACTTATCCACACATTCTCACTCATCCACGATGATATAATGGATGACGACGAGATCAGACGTGGAGAACCAGCCGTACATGTCCTCTGGGGAGAACCCATGGCCATACTCGCCGGGGATGTTCTCTTCTCAAAGGCCTTCGAGGCGGTTATCAGGAACGGGGACTCTGAAAGGGTGAAGGACGCCCTTGCAGTTGTCGTTGACTCATGCGTAAAAATATGTGAGGGCCAGGCCCTTGACATGGGATTCGAGGAGAGACTGGACGTCACAGAGGATGAATACATGGAGATGATCTACAAGAAGACAGCGGCCCTCATTGCAGCCGCAACAAAGGCCGGGGCAATAATGGGCGGCGGTTCACCCCAGGAGATCTCAGCCCTCGAGGACTACGGCAGGTTCATCGGCCTAGCATTCCAGATACACGACGACTACCTTGACGTGGTGAGTGACGAGGAATCCCTGGGCAAACCCGTGGGCAGCGACATAGCAGAGGGCAAGATGACCCTCATGGTTGTGAAGGCACTTGAGAGGGCATCAGATGAGGACAGGGAGAGGCTGATATCCATCCTGGGATCCGGGGACGATAAACTTGTGGCAGAGGCCATAGACATCTTCGAACGATACGGGGCAACAGAATATGCCCACGGCGTCGCCCTGGACCATGTGAGGATGGCAAAGGAGCGCCTCGAGGTACTTGAGGAATCGGATGCAAGGGAAGCCCTCGCAATGATAGCCGACTTCGTCCTTGAAAGGGAACACTAGGTGGTGCCAGTGGAGGACCTTGTCTACAGGTACGCCCTCATGAACGCAGTTAAACACAGGGGAAGGGCTAACCCAGGGGCAGTTATGGGGGCGGTCATGAGCAACGAACCGGAACTCAGGAAGAGGGCACCCCAGGTTAAGGAAGCGGTTGAGGCTGCAGTTGAGAGGGTCAACAGTTTAAGCCCGGAGGAACAGAAGGAGGAGATGGAGAGGCTGGGCCTTGAGATCACCGAGAGGAAACAGAAGAAGAGGAGGGGCCTGAAGGAACTTCCAGGGGCAGAGGGAGACGTGGTACTCAGGTTCGCCCCCAACCCCAGCGGACCCCTCCACATAGGCCATGCAAGGGCCGCTATCCTCAACCATGAATATGCAAGGAGATATGGCGGCAGACTCATCCTGAGGATCGAGGACACAGACCCTCGCAGGGTTGACCCGGAGGCCTATGATATGATCCCGGCTGACCTTGAGTGGCTGGGCATCGCATGGGATGAGACGGTCATCCAGAGTGACCGAATGGAGACCTACTATGAGTACACAGAGAAACTCATAGAGATGGGCGGTGCCTATGTATGCACATGCAGCCCTGAGGAGTTCAGGGGACTCAAGAACAGGGGAGAGGCGTGCCACTGCAGGTCCCTCGGCGTCAAGGAGAACCTCCAGCGATGGAGGGAGATGTTTGAGATGAATGAGGGTTCAGCCGTTGTGAGGGTTAAGACGGACCTTAACCACCCCAACCCCGCCATAAGGGACTGGGTATCAATGAGGATCGTTGAAGCGGAGCACCCCCGCACAGGTACACGCTACAGGGTCTACCCGATGATGAACTTCTCAGTGGCGGTTGATGACCACCTCCTCGGCGTGACACACGTCCTGAGGGGTAAGGACCACCTGGCAAACAGTGAGAAGCAGGAGTACCTCTACAGACACCTCGGATGGGAGCCCCCTGAATTCATACACTACGGGCGCCTGAAGATGGATGACGTTGCACTCAGCACCTCAGGGGCCCGTGAGGGCATCCTCAGGGGTGAGTACTCTGGCTGGGACGATCCACGCCTCGGAACCCTGAGGGCCATTGCAAGGAGGGGTATAAGGCCGGAGGCCATAAGGAAGCTGATGATTGAAATAGGAGTGAAGATAGCAGACTCCACAATGAGCTGGAAGAAGATATACGGCCTTAACAGGGGTATACTCGAGGAGGAGGCCAGGAGGTACTTCTTCGCTGCAGATCCCGTTAAGCTTGAAGTTTTAGGTTTACCCGGACCTGTGAGGGTTGAAAGGCCCCTCCACCCGGACCACCCTGAACTCGGGAACAGGGTCCTTGAACTGAGGGATGAGGTCTACCTTCCAGGTGACGACCTTGAGGAGGGACCGCTGCGCCTCATAGACGCTGTTAATGTGATCTACTCTGGGGGTGAGTTGAGGTACCACAGTGAAGGGATCGATGAGGCCCGTGAACTCGGCGCTTCAATGATACACTGGGTACCTGCAGACTCCGCCCTGGAGGCAGAGGTCGTCATGCCGGACGCATCAAGGGTGAGTGGATTCATTGAGGCCAACGCATCAGGGCTGGAGGTTGATGATGTTGTCCAGCTCGAAAGGTTCGGCTTCGCCCGCCTGGATTCTCTTGATGGTGGGATGGTATTCTACTATGCCCACAAATGATTTTTCATTTTCCCGGACAATACATCTTTGGTTATCCTGAGATGGAACCTTCTACTTTTCATCCAGAGAAATGCACAGAAGCAGAGGACAGCAATTTTTATTAGCCCCTGCAGACTACATGATAATATCATTCTTCTCGTGATTAACTTCTGGAGGATAGATCATGGTGACCGTAAACGAGAACTACCTGCTACTTAAAAGCAGCTACATATTCTCTGAGATAAACAGGAGAGTTGAGGAATTCCAGAGAAAAAACCCTGACGCCGATATAATCAGGATGGGTATAGGTGATGTTACAAGGCCCCTCCCCAGGGCCGTCGTGGAGGCCTTCCACAGGGCCGTTGATGAGATGGCCGAGGAGGAGACATTCAGGGGCTACGGGCCTGAACAGGGATACCCCTTCCTTAGGGAGGCCATAGCAGAGAACGACTACGCCTCAAGGGGAGTTGATGTCACGGCTGATGAGATATTCATAAGCGACGGTGCCAAGTGCGACACAGGGAACATCCAGGAGATCTTCGGACTCGACAACGTGGTCGCAGTCACAGACCCTGTGTACCCTGTTTACGTTGAGAGCAACGTCATGGCAGGCCGGGCCGGTCCGGCAGACGATGAGGGGAGGTACAGTGGACTCGTCTACCTACCCTGCACAGAGGAGAACAGCTTCATACCCTCCCTCCCCGAGGAGAAGGTAGATCTAATATACCTCTGCTACCCCAACAACCCCACAGGCACAACACTAACAGAGAAACAGCTTGCTGAGTGGGTGGACTATGCAAGGGACAATGGCAGCCTGATACTCTTCGATGCAGCCTACGAGGCCTACATCCAGGAGGATGGGATACCACACAGCATATACGAGGTTGAAGGTGCAAGGGAGGTTGCAATTGAGTTCAGGAGCTTCTCAAAGAACGCTGGCTTCACAGGTACAAGGTGCGCCTTCACGGTTGTGCCTGAGGAACTTGAGGTCCCGGACAGCAGCGGGAGGATGCACTCTGTGAGGGAGCTCTGGAACAGGCGCCAGACAACCAAGTTCAATGGAGTGTCCTACCCGGTCCAAAGGGCTGCAGAGGCCGTCTACACACCAGAGGGACAGAGGGAGATAGGGGAATCCATAGATTACTACATGGAGAATGCCCGGATAATAAGGGAGAGCCTTGAAAGGGCGGGTTTAAGGTACTATGGTGGTGTAAACGCCCCCTACATCTGGATAAAGGTGCCGGAGGGAATGGACTCCTGGCAGTTCTTTGACACACTCCTCAATGATGCCGAGGTTGTTGGAACACCTGGCTCAGGGTTCGGGCCAAGCGGTGAGGGATACTTCCGTCTCACAGCCTTCAACTCCCTCAGGAACACTGTGAGGGCCATGGAGAGGATATCCGGGCTGAGCTTCTAGGTGATACTGATTGTTGGTGGTAGAGCAGTCACCATCAATGAAAAATAAATAATTAATTTTTTAATTCATTGCTGAGTTTATTGCCATGTATGCGACACTGGTGCCCATGTTGAGGTCCCTCTGGACTATTGATGGGCTCTTTGTCCTCGTCCACCTTGACCAGTCACTCCTACCGTTGAGGTAGCCCCTGTTCATCAGAGTGTAGAGGTCCCCTGATACATAACTTATTCTGGGTGCAAGGTACACCGCCTGCCTCTCATAGCCTGTATGGAGTGATGATGACTCCCCGCTCACAGAGTGTGGGGCGCTGAAAGTGTCTGTTATGTAGTGGCTTGCAACCCCGAAACAGTAACTCGCATACCTGTAGTTCCTGTTCCTGTAGGCACTCCTTCCACGGTCGAGCCATTTCTTCGCCTCGGTGAAGCTCCTGGGGAAGCTGTGTCTCACTGTATCATGGAACTTCTCATCAGGGTCGTTGGATCCGTCGACCATGGCATTGACGTTTAACCTGGATTTCTTGTGGGAGGGCAGCTTCTCGTATATGGCCTCTGCTGTGTCATAGTGGGTCACCGTCTTCCAGGCAAAGGAGGCTGGAGTAAGCAGCACCATAAGAACAAGGATTAAGGACACACCCCTTATCTTCATGGTAAAACCTCCATTTAATAGACAGTACGTTTACATGTATAAATTTTATTGTTGAGAATGAGGTAGTGATATTAAAAAAAGAAAAGGGTGGGGTTTATTTTCCTGCTCCGCCCCTGAGGAATCCGAAGGCCACAAGACCAGCAGCAACAAGGACGCCCACGATACCATAGACGTACCATGAGGAGTCACCGCCACTGGCACCTGATGTAGCATTCTTAACCTCATAGGCCCTTGCAGGGGATGATGCAGGCTCCTCTGACACTGAAGATGCAGCGTTCACAGCTGCCGGTGAAGCAGCAGCCTCAAAACCAGGGGAGTGACCGGTATGTCCTGTAACAGATGAACCACCGGTTGAACCGCCGTTTGAGCCACCAGGAATACCACCGGGTACACCGCCCTGGTTTCCACTTTCTGATCCACCGTTATTCACTGGTATGAGGTCAGCCAGGGTCCTGTTTGCAGGTATGCTGAATATGTACTGAAGTGCATTCATTGATCCGGTTCCGCCAGCAAGGAGTATGCCGAGTTCCTCCCGGTTTATAAGGCGCTCTGCCGCTGTACTGACAACAGGTGCTGATATAAGGTTTGGTGATGAATAGTCATGCTTGTAAAGTCTGATATACTCCTCGTAGGAATTGGATCCTGCTGCAAAGCGTGGGCTCTGCCAGGTGATGATTGCAACCCTTCCGGTGTTTGTCTTCTCATCCCATACTATGATGTAGCCCACCATCCCATTCATTCCACTGCCAGCTGTCTCCTCACTTGTCAGTCTCTGGTTGGCGTAGGTTCCCTGTCCAGCTGAAACACCTAGTAGCATGAAGAGTATGTCGTCCTTACAGTTGTCGAGTGTTGTGACATAGATGTACTTCTCGTTTTCACCCTTGGGGTACTTGTTGAAGATGTAGTCTGCTATGAGGTAACCCGGTGAGCTTCCACCACAGACATGGTTGTGGAAGAGCCACCCCATCAGCACATCGAAGGGCGGATCATATGGTAGGACCTCCTCTATTATGTAGTTGGATGAATTCTGAACAACAAGTGTTCCGCTTGTGAGATTGTAGTACATTGATTTGATTATCTTCTGTGTGCCGTTGATCAGACAGAAGTCAAATTTTAGCTGACCCCAGAGTGGGGCATGTACTGGTAGAAGTGTTTTTCTGCTGAGCCTTAAGCCGAGGACCTCATAGATTCCATCCCAGACTGGACTGGTGTCCTGTCCGTTTAGTCTGACGTAGCCTGCTGATGTTAGGACAAATAACTGGTAGTCATCCCTTTCAATGTTTATACCCATGGCCTGGAAGAGCTCTACAGCCTTCTCTGCTGCAAGGCGGCCGATGTTCTTGATGTCCCAGTATGTTAGATTGCCGGTACTGTAGGTTCTGCTGGATGGGGTTGCGTTTATCAGGTTTGTCTGGTTGAGGATGTAGTTGAGGTCAAGGCCAGCTGCAGCGATGGTTGTATTACCCTTCGTGGGCTCATAACCCATGAGATAGTTCACCTGGTCCTGTGTGAGGTTGTCGAATGCGTAGAGGATCTTCACGAGGGATTCTGGACTTGTTGTTAATTTTTTAACAGCCCATGCATTGAATTTGAGTTCTGATACTGCTGTTTCACCGGTTTCCTGTTTGTATTTGCTGATGAGGTCCTGAAGGTTGTATGCCATTATGATAAGTGTCCCTGTTTTGGTCTTTGAGTTCCATCGGATGAAGCCAACAATGTTGGTGTCTTCGGTTGTGTTGAACCCCACATAGGCCCTCTTCCCGGGGGTTGCGTCCATGGCGTATATGAATACGTCATCGTCTGAACCACCGGGGACGCCTATAACCTTGTAACTTACACCCTCAAGAGGAAGACCAAATTCATTTGTAGCAGGGTAGTATTTGAGGAGTGTTTCTATCATTGCGTAGCCGCTGATTGTTCCCATGCAGACGTGTCCATGGAATGCTGCTTCCCTGAGGATGTCTGGTGAGAGTCCTATGGCCCATGCGTTGGCCAGGCTTGCTATGGGGAATGTTTCGTTTCCGAGTTTTTTCTGGAGTGCCTGGTACTGTGTGAGGGTCATGTTCTGTGAGACCGTTCCAATGTAGATGTGTGTCATGCTGGCGTTTTTGAAGTAGGCGAGTATGAGGTCGTTACCCTTCCTTACTATGAATGCGAAGTCCAGGGGGTCTAGCCGGGTTTTCCTGAGCATCAGGAGGTTCCCTTTACCATAGCTCACTATACCTCGGGCCTGGTTGAGTATGCCCTCCAGGACGTCCTCTGTTGTCTGGTTTCTGTAGTGGGCTGTTCCTGCTGTTGTTATGACCAGGACCTCCTCTGTTCTGGTGAAGTTGAGAATCTGGTCTGCCTTCTTTGTTATTTCCCTTCCGAGTCTGTAGGCGTCTGTGGCGTTCATCTGGAGTGAGAGGTGGGCTGCGTATACCGTGCCGTAGTCTGTTAGCTGGAATGTGTGTGAGAGTTCCCTGTATCCTGGTGCGCGGATTTTTACTGTGAATTTTGTGTTTTCTGTCATGTTCTCGTAGTTGAATTTTATTTTGGTCATGTTGGCTGCCGGGTCAAAGGTCCTGGTGAAGTTTATCTTTGTCCCGTTTTCGTCTGTCAGTTGGATGTCGGGGTTTATATTGCCGTTATCGTCGGGGTATTCATATTTGACGTCAACCCCCACCTCACATGTCGTATCCGCTGCACTCACCGAACCTGTAAGTGTCACAGCAACGAGAAGAACCATGAAAACCATGAAATACTGTCTTCCCATACATTTTCACCTCCTTTAAGTCTATCATTAAAAATAATGTTATTACTAATATATAAGTCTAATTATTACTATTTTGATGTTAATTGGACGTGTTGTAATACCAAGTGCTTTTAAAGGGGGAGTGTGCATAGTTTTCCGAAGAACTTTGAACTTTGGAAAACCTCTTAAAAACAGTTCTACAAATAAAAATAGGTGCGCATCGTAGCAGAAAAATAAAAATAGAGATTACTTTTTCCTCTCTATCTTGATTGAGACTGGAGGCTCAATTCCCTTCTTACGGATCATCCACACGGTGGCTCCGAGGACCAGGAGGATTATCAGCCATGCAGGTATCACGATGACCGTGTCGGTGGTCTCAATGCTCTTTGTCTGATGGAAACGCCCATACTTTATCTCTGTCCTGGCGCTGTATGGTCCGAATTCAAGCCACCCTGGCTTCCATGTCTCAACCAGCGTGTAACTGTCCTCGGGGTAGACAACACCATCGATGGGTACCCTCTGTTTACCTGTGATCCCTGTGAGTTCAATGGCCCCTGTCATGTTTGCCTGGACTGTACCTGTATTTTTGAGTTTGTAGGTGAACTTCCCTGGCATGAAGCTCAGAAGTACGGTGGGTGCTTTATGGTCCTCCAGCTTGAGTGACTCGATTATCGGCCCAGGGAGACCCACATATATGGGTACCACGAGTTCAACTCCCTGGACTATCTGTATCTGTCCGGCTGTGGCATTCTGGACAGGCACCCCCCTTATAACCAGGGCCCCTGCAGCGTCGAGGTAGTTTATCTTTCCGGGTGCGTTGACTGTGAATCTTATCTTCCTTGACTCCCCTGGTTTGAGCTTGAAGGTGGTGTTACCCTCAATGGTGATCCACTGGGCTATACCCCTGTCAGAGTACACCAGGTTCACACTGTCCATGAGGAGTCTCTTCTTGGTCACGTTGACGCTTAACTCCTCCTTGCCGATGTTCCGAACTGTAACCTCGCCGCTCACAGAATCTCCGGGTTTCAGGTTGTATCTGAAGTCTGCAGGTGATGCCCAGAGGCCTGTTGCCAGTGCGGGCGCCACGTATCCGAGGACAAATATGATCATTAAGAAGGCTGTTAAATGTCTGGCTTTCATGGTCATCCACCTTAACCTAAAAATGAGTTTAAATCTTAAGGTATTAAAAGATTTTTAAAAATAGGAAAAAATAGTTGGTTTATGGTGATGGTGGAGCTGCGTTATGCTTCACTGCTGCGTATGTGTTTGTTATTGTGTATGTGCCGTCCTCTGTGAATGCTGGTACGCTGAGCTTGAGTGTTGTTGACCATGTTGTTGGGGCACCTGATCCCTGGGCTGCCTTGTTCATGTTGTCATATATCTTCTGGTAGCTTGTAAGGAAGGTTGCGTAGCTACCGGTGACATTACTGAAAATTTTGAACCCTGTTATTGGTATTGTGTCTGTAGCAGTTGGGCTTGTGAAGTTTCCGGCATCTGCCTTGACATAGAGGTCTATCTTGACGTTACCGGTGTTACTTACTGTGAAAGCAGGGCTTGTTCCTTCAGTTCCTGCCGTAATGCTTCCAAAGTTAACATCTGGTACAACTATTGAGATAGCCTCTGGCACTGTAACCGTAACTGTCTGGCTTGCTGTTGCCGCATATGATGGAGAGCTGTATGCACCTATCGCCACCACAAACACAAGGGCAACTATAAGCGGGATTATACCCATTAATTTTTCCCTCATATTGATCACCTGTATTTCAGATAAGAATTAATTGTCACAGCGCATTATATAAATCTTTTCATTTTTCGTGACACTGGAAACATATACTTGAATTGTATGTGGGTATTTTCACAAAAAAGTTTGGATGGTTTTTGCTGATACCCTTCTTAATTTATCATATCATCAGGAAATAATCACTTAAACCAGAGGATGATGCTAGGTTGATGTGTATATGAGTGTTGTCTGGTAGGTGCCAGGGTCAGTGTATGGGGGTACAGTGATGTAAAGATCCATGGTTACACTCTTTGATCCAATTAATCCGCTGTAGGTCATTATGGTCTGATCGGAGGTCGTGAAGGACCTCTTGCTGAGGCTGGGGGTGCTGAATTTGAGGTTGTATAGGGGTATCCTGAGTGAGCTGTCAGCCGTGTTTACAAGGTCCCCGCTGCCCCTAACCGAGAGTGTGTCGCCAAAGGCAAACAGGTATGTTACCGTCACTGTTACAGCATTGGGGTAACTCCTCTCAATACCGTCCGGGTAAACGGTTCCCAGACTGATGGTTGATGGTTGCACGTCTATACTGGATGCAAAGGAAAGTGGCTGAACTCCTCCCCCACCTTTAACTGTTTTGTTAACATCTGAGGAATTGTTGCCTGTTTCAGTGGCAGCTGCAGCTGTGAAAACTCCCCCTACAATCAGAAATAATATGATAACCGAAATAAGTGTCGTCCTCATCAAATCCCAACCTTCATTATTAATGTCCAAGGCCAGGTTTTTATATAGTTTTCGATTTACATCATCTGCGACTAGAGGGTGACTATCATCCTCCTCTTCCTGTGCCTCCTGAAGTCGAGGGATGTTGATACGCTGCTGAGGTACTTCCTGCTGATCCTGGCAGCAGCCCTTATCTCATCAGCAGATGGTCGCCTTGCACCTAGGCTGTTAGCGTGGGCAACATACCCTGTTATCCTGTAGGGAACATCCCATGCTGACAGGAACTCTGCAATCCCCTCGATCTCATCAAGGTCAACGAGACCCGGCACCAGGACCGTTGAGACCTCAATCCTGTCTGAACCCGAGAATTCCTCTATACATTCAAGGACCTCCCGGTTGGACTCCCCGGTCAGGTGGATGTGCTTCGCCTCGTCGAGGGCCTTGAGGTCAATGTGGACCTCATGGAAGGTGCTCCTCCCCAGAACATCCCTGCGGGTGCCATTGGTTGATATGGTAACATGGAGTTTTTCTGCCAGGATTCCTGTCAGTTCAGGGAGGTCCTCCTGGAGGGTGGGCTCACCCCCCGCTATCAGGACCCTCTCAGTTCCTGTTTCCTCACTGATCTTGAGGATTTTATCCGCTATAAAATCAGGGGGGTGGTTCCTGCATCCCCTTGGTCTGAAAAAGCAGTACCTGCATCTGAAGTTGCATGTTGGTGTGAGGACGGTTATTATGTCGCTTACAGATATGTGTGATAGCTGGATGTCTTTCACCCCTGGATGGTGTCTTTATGTCTGTGTTGTCTGGTGATATGTCTGATGGCTGGATACATTTTTGCCTCGAAATGCAGGGATATTCTTTGCATGGTATATATGTGGCGCTCAATTTTTGCACCTTTAGAATCACATCTGCTTCCGCAGTCCCACCTCAGAGCAGGATCACCTTAAGCTTGATGTTTAATACGCTGATGACAGGTATATGATTTCTACAGATCCGCCCTTTCCTCTTTGAACACCCTCAGGGACCTTGAAAGTGCTGTTGATTCTGCCATGGATGCTCCTATAAGGATCGCCAGTAATATTTCATCACCACCTGCGTCCAGGCGTTTTGCAGCCTTAATATGTGTTTTAAGACAGTGTTCAGATCCAAGGGCTGCTGCAGCTCCAACCCCTATAAGCTCCTTTGTAACCAGTGGGAGCGCATCATTAGATAGAATCTTCTCCATTTTGTCATAATATGCTTCCAGGACCTCTGGCTCGTCCTCCAGGACTTTAAATATCTCTGGTATAAAACCAAAAAATTCCTCGATCTTTTCTAATATTTCCTCCATTCCTTAACCCCCATACACCCATATATTGGTGGATATAGGATATAAAATCAGGTCTTCTAGGAAAAATCCTGCTTTAGACCTGGCCCCTTCCAGTCAAAAAAACCATATCGGGACCCTAAAATCACTGAAAAAATTCTGTTTGACATGGGAGGGTATCTAAACCCGGCGGTGTAGAAAAATAGGCCTTAAATCGATTATTCTATTTTTTTCTGCCCTGGGGACTGCATACCATGATATGACATTATCATTCCAGACCATACCTGAAGAAGAGTGTATGGTTCATGGTTTTATCTTCGTCATAGACACATATAACGAAGTTAATCCCTGATGCAGAAATACTCTGAGATCTCAGCATCACCCAGTCTGTGTTCCACCCAGACCTCACATTCACTGCAGAGGCATTCCTCATGTGGGTCTATGTCGGTGCATATGGCTCTCCCTGTGGAGCAGTACACACCGGGTACACGGTCCGTGTCCATTCGCATGGCACTGTCAAGGTCCTGCTGGGTTATGAGGAGCATTATCCTCTTCTTATCAGCCACACACCGGCTCTTCCTCTGAACGGGACAGTCGAGGCAGAGGCACCTCCTGATGTTTTCCATGCTGAAGTCAACCTCCATAACATCACCATACTAGTATATGTGGCTGCCCACTTTTCACCTTTGCCCTAAAAAATTTCAATGAATAATCATGATAAACTGAAGATTTTCCAGAAAAATACCACTATTTAAAACTTTTGTCTTGTGATATTTAGAAACTGATATTAATGTAGTTTACCTACTTAATATTGGTGGAATGTAATTATCCAGATGGATCATTTCCACCGAAGGTGATCTAATGGTTGAGTTATACGAAAAAATGGTAAAAGAGGCCATGATGGCCCAGAAAGCCGATGTCGAAACCATAAAAAAGAATAGGGGAAAGGAATTTAAAATAAAGGATACAAAGGCCTACCTGGATGTGGTGCAGGAGATGGAGCCCGTCGGAGACCAGAGCGAGGCTGTGATAAACCTGCACAGGGACTCAGTGAAGGCCCACTATGAGATACTTGACAGCCTGACAGACACCATAAGACCAGAGGACGACCCATTCGTGGAACACTACCAGACACCTGTGGTCCTTGAAATACTCCGGGATGAGGACAGCGAATTTGAA
Protein-coding sequences here:
- the idsA gene encoding short chain isoprenyl diphosphate synthase IdsA; the protein is MMEVVDILRKYSEIADERIRESISDITPETLLKASEHLITAGSKKIRPSLALLSAEAVGGEPEDAAGVAAAIELIHTFSLIHDDIMDDDEIRRGEPAVHVLWGEPMAILAGDVLFSKAFEAVIRNGDSERVKDALAVVVDSCVKICEGQALDMGFEERLDVTEDEYMEMIYKKTAALIAAATKAGAIMGGGSPQEISALEDYGRFIGLAFQIHDDYLDVVSDEESLGKPVGSDIAEGKMTLMVVKALERASDEDRERLISILGSGDDKLVAEAIDIFERYGATEYAHGVALDHVRMAKERLEVLEESDAREALAMIADFVLEREH
- the gltX gene encoding glutamate--tRNA ligase, which produces MVPVEDLVYRYALMNAVKHRGRANPGAVMGAVMSNEPELRKRAPQVKEAVEAAVERVNSLSPEEQKEEMERLGLEITERKQKKRRGLKELPGAEGDVVLRFAPNPSGPLHIGHARAAILNHEYARRYGGRLILRIEDTDPRRVDPEAYDMIPADLEWLGIAWDETVIQSDRMETYYEYTEKLIEMGGAYVCTCSPEEFRGLKNRGEACHCRSLGVKENLQRWREMFEMNEGSAVVRVKTDLNHPNPAIRDWVSMRIVEAEHPRTGTRYRVYPMMNFSVAVDDHLLGVTHVLRGKDHLANSEKQEYLYRHLGWEPPEFIHYGRLKMDDVALSTSGAREGILRGEYSGWDDPRLGTLRAIARRGIRPEAIRKLMIEIGVKIADSTMSWKKIYGLNRGILEEEARRYFFAADPVKLEVLGLPGPVRVERPLHPDHPELGNRVLELRDEVYLPGDDLEEGPLRLIDAVNVIYSGGELRYHSEGIDEARELGASMIHWVPADSALEAEVVMPDASRVSGFIEANASGLEVDDVVQLERFGFARLDSLDGGMVFYYAHK
- a CDS encoding LL-diaminopimelate aminotransferase, with amino-acid sequence MMVTVNENYLLLKSSYIFSEINRRVEEFQRKNPDADIIRMGIGDVTRPLPRAVVEAFHRAVDEMAEEETFRGYGPEQGYPFLREAIAENDYASRGVDVTADEIFISDGAKCDTGNIQEIFGLDNVVAVTDPVYPVYVESNVMAGRAGPADDEGRYSGLVYLPCTEENSFIPSLPEEKVDLIYLCYPNNPTGTTLTEKQLAEWVDYARDNGSLILFDAAYEAYIQEDGIPHSIYEVEGAREVAIEFRSFSKNAGFTGTRCAFTVVPEELEVPDSSGRMHSVRELWNRRQTTKFNGVSYPVQRAAEAVYTPEGQREIGESIDYYMENARIIRESLERAGLRYYGGVNAPYIWIKVPEGMDSWQFFDTLLNDAEVVGTPGSGFGPSGEGYFRLTAFNSLRNTVRAMERISGLSF
- a CDS encoding zinc dependent phospholipase C family protein: MKIRGVSLILVLMVLLTPASFAWKTVTHYDTAEAIYEKLPSHKKSRLNVNAMVDGSNDPDEKFHDTVRHSFPRSFTEAKKWLDRGRSAYRNRNYRYASYCFGVASHYITDTFSAPHSVSGESSSLHTGYERQAVYLAPRISYVSGDLYTLMNRGYLNGRSDWSRWTRTKSPSIVQRDLNMGTSVAYMAINSAMN
- a CDS encoding FmdE family protein, whose translation is MVLLVAVTLTGSVSAADTTCEVGVDVKYEYPDDNGNINPDIQLTDENGTKINFTRTFDPAANMTKIKFNYENMTENTKFTVKIRAPGYRELSHTFQLTDYGTVYAAHLSLQMNATDAYRLGREITKKADQILNFTRTEEVLVITTAGTAHYRNQTTEDVLEGILNQARGIVSYGKGNLLMLRKTRLDPLDFAFIVRKGNDLILAYFKNASMTHIYIGTVSQNMTLTQYQALQKKLGNETFPIASLANAWAIGLSPDILREAAFHGHVCMGTISGYAMIETLLKYYPATNEFGLPLEGVSYKVIGVPGGSDDDVFIYAMDATPGKRAYVGFNTTEDTNIVGFIRWNSKTKTGTLIIMAYNLQDLISKYKQETGETAVSELKFNAWAVKKLTTSPESLVKILYAFDNLTQDQVNYLMGYEPTKGNTTIAAAGLDLNYILNQTNLINATPSSRTYSTGNLTYWDIKNIGRLAAEKAVELFQAMGINIERDDYQLFVLTSAGYVRLNGQDTSPVWDGIYEVLGLRLSRKTLLPVHAPLWGQLKFDFCLINGTQKIIKSMYYNLTSGTLVVQNSSNYIIEEVLPYDPPFDVLMGWLFHNHVCGGSSPGYLIADYIFNKYPKGENEKYIYVTTLDNCKDDILFMLLGVSAGQGTYANQRLTSEETAGSGMNGMVGYIIVWDEKTNTGRVAIITWQSPRFAAGSNSYEEYIRLYKHDYSSPNLISAPVVSTAAERLINREELGILLAGGTGSMNALQYIFSIPANRTLADLIPVNNGGSESGNQGGVPGGIPGGSNGGSTGGSSVTGHTGHSPGFEAAASPAAVNAASSVSEEPASSPARAYEVKNATSGASGGDSSWYVYGIVGVLVAAGLVAFGFLRGGAGK
- a CDS encoding radical SAM protein produces the protein MKDIQLSHISVSDIITVLTPTCNFRCRYCFFRPRGCRNHPPDFIADKILKISEETGTERVLIAGGEPTLQEDLPELTGILAEKLHVTISTNGTRRDVLGRSTFHEVHIDLKALDEAKHIHLTGESNREVLECIEEFSGSDRIEVSTVLVPGLVDLDEIEGIAEFLSAWDVPYRITGYVAHANSLGARRPSADEIRAAARISRKYLSSVSTSLDFRRHRKRRMIVTL
- a CDS encoding carboxymuconolactone decarboxylase family protein; the protein is MEEILEKIEEFFGFIPEIFKVLEDEPEVLEAYYDKMEKILSNDALPLVTKELIGVGAAAALGSEHCLKTHIKAAKRLDAGGDEILLAILIGASMAESTALSRSLRVFKEERADL
- a CDS encoding DUF2769 domain-containing protein translates to MEVDFSMENIRRCLCLDCPVQRKSRCVADKKRIMLLITQQDLDSAMRMDTDRVPGVYCSTGRAICTDIDPHEECLCSECEVWVEHRLGDAEISEYFCIRD